The segment ttttcatattttttacaatgtgtGAAAGATTTTGAATAGAAATCAGCATCTTTGTGAGAATTTCTAAATGCGACATCAACAAGTGTTTCTAAAGCAGCCAGGAGGACATGCGCCTGTGTAAGGTTAGGACGACCAGCCAATATCCTAACTTGTCTTAAACACTCCTCTACCTGATCCTCCCCCGATTTCTCTTTCATAGATTCCATCTTCCTCTCAATGTCTCTTAATCTTGTTTCCATATTCTTGTCACCTAAATAtaacaaacaattatttattattgctatttttttttttttttttttttttttttaaataccccAATGCAAAATATACACATCTCTCCTTATATAAATCCAAATAAATTATACTAAAATAGTACCTGAAGCCTGAGAGACACTAGCTGTTGACACAGATGAGCTACATGTAGTAGAAGCAGTGGCAGCTGAACAGGATGAAGCCACAGCTCCACTGTTTTGAACAGATGAAGCCGCCCCCTGGTTTACTTCAGCACTGGAAGTTTGCACTAGAACTTGACCTTTTGGTGCCCCCACCATGTTTGCCTGCTCTATGGCGAAATGCATCAATATAACCAGACTATCAAAATCCTCTTCTCTCCcagttaaaagcaaaatatcCCTCGAGCTTTCTCCCGTGAGTCCTTCAAACTCTGCCCTTAACTCATCCAGATTATATCTATAGAAAATATACCTTAATTACCTTACAGGGAAAAGAAtaccaaaatttaaatatatgtaattaaaatatcaaaatatatgtcATAACTACATCAATACCTGGTTAATGCATGTCCTTTTTTTAGTCTGTTAAGGTCATATTCCTCTATCCTCTCTACTTgtgctttaaattttaatattacagGCACCAAAGACTTTCCCACTAATGAATGTTTTGGTTTTAGCACACTCATCCTATAatcaaaaagatatatataaatcagAATTCTTAATTATCAACAGTGAACATAATATTACAACAAAGTGTATTAATATCAGCTATTTAACACTTAAATATATCGTGTACCTAATATGTAAGCCACCCTATGCCAAGACCCCGACAATCTAAACCCAGCTCTGAACTCTCGCAACGCACGTGCAACCCGCTCGGACAGCTCGAACTCAAGCCTCTggcaaaattacaaaatttaacagACCAAGTACTCCACTCATCCCAcatataaatactttttaacattatatacaaaATCACTAAATACTCCCCAACACTTAACCAATATTCACTATAGCTATCAATAATAATAGCGTTACCCATGCATGCCTCATGCCCAACTCCATTTTCCCGAGGTTACTTACATTAAAACAACTCATGCAATCCTATAGGCCAAACCTATTCCATTGCCACAATTCCCATCACTTAGATTTT is part of the Magallana gigas chromosome 3, xbMagGiga1.1, whole genome shotgun sequence genome and harbors:
- the LOC109620194 gene encoding uncharacterized protein, which gives rise to MSVLKPKHSLVGKSLVPVILKFKAQVERIEEYDLNRLKKGHALTRYNLDELRAEFEGLTGESSRDILLLTGREEDFDSLVILMHFAIEQANMVGAPKGQVLVQTSSAEVNQGAASSVQNSGAVASSCSAATASTTCSSSVSTASVSQASGDKNMETRLRDIERKMESMKEKSGEDQVEECLRQVRILAGRPNLTQAHVLLAALETLVDVAFRNSHKDADFYSKSFTHCKKYENSKDLCGLTMKLFGSAEDRKIANVVADWLKGKKYEGSGVVEDKENVGQNSNKSLGDLTGMQANPYPYVPLLGQPHFPFSPYPVPYSGYPAQSFGFPRPSVRGMGIRPRRGRCLFCKDLGHFVADCPKMKKIRIMFGYMAFNSGVSNALCDFSHELRVEYPPLY